A window of bacterium BMS3Abin02 genomic DNA:
GACATTGGCCCGATCATCTTTGAACCCCAGCTCGCCATCATCGAAGCTCACGTCTCCGACGCCGTGGAGAAGGGAGCTTCCGTGATTCGGGGAGGCAGACGCGCGGACACACCGACCGGCATCTACTACGAGCCGACACTGCTTACGGGCGTCGACCCTGGCATGCGAGTCATGCAGGAGGAGACATTCGGTCCTGTGCTTCCCGTCGTGCGTGTGGCCGACGAAGCCGAGGCGCTCTCAATGGCCAATGGCTCCTCCTACGGACTCCATGGGTCTGTCTGGTCCAAGGACAGGAAGCGGGCGAAACGTTTCGCCTCCCGCATGGAGACGGGCACTGTTGCCATCAACGATGTCGCCGTCAACTTCGTGGTTCCCACGGTGTCCTTCGCAGGGATCAAGGACTCGGGGCAGGGTGGGGTGTTCGGACCAGAAGGGATCAAGGCATTCTGCCATCCGCTGAGCATCACCGAGGCGAGAGCGCCCTGGCCAACGACGCAACTGCTGGGGGCCTGGTATCCCCGTCGCCGAGGGATGCGGTACTGGAAGGCCCTCGCGAACCTGCTGTTCCGGAGATGAACCCCTGAACCCTGGGCTCAGGGGTGCGCTCAGAGTACCTACGAGCCCTGGGTTCGCCAGGATGGGGCCGAGTGGAGGTGTTCGAGAATCGCCTCATCCATGATGTCGCGCTCGGTGTCGAGCAGCGCGTTGTGGCGGGAGTGCTCGAGCCACAGGATCCGCTTGCGGGATGATCCGAGCCTGCGGGCGAGGATGTCGGCGCTCTCGGGTCGCACCGTCTCGTCGGCACGTGACTGAATGATCAACGCCGGTGCCTGCACGCGATCGAGATGCCGCAGTGCCTGACGTTTCAAGTGCAACAGCTCCGATGCGGCACGCAGCGAAAACCCGTCATATTGGATGAAGTACCTGGCCGCTTCACCGGGCGGAGGCTGTTCGGGTTCCTTCCAGGAGTGGAACCGCTCCACATGCTTGAGAATATGCACGAGCGGGTCGCGGCGGTCCCAGAGTTTCACCGGCGTGTCGATCGTCGTGAGGGATGCGATCTCGTCCTGTCTCGCGAGCAGCAGGGAGATCAGCCCACCCATCGAGAGACCGACCAGATGGACGTGCCCAAACCCCCGCAGTGCCTCCAGGCCATCCTGGGCGCTCTGCACCCAGTCGCGGCGCGTCGTCTGATCCATCTCCTCCAGGCTCGTGCCATGGCCGGCGAGAAGGGGCGCATGCACGGTGTAGCCACGCTCGTTGAGGAACTGGCCCATCATGCGAAAGTGCGCCGGCGTACCGGTGAATCCGTGCAGGAGCAGCGCTCCTTCACCATTGGTCCCTTCAAAGAGGAACGGCGCGGCGAGAGGATCGAGAAGCTGCACGGTGGCAAGCCTAGAACCGCCGACCCGTCTGATCTCGATATCCTGCGGGGATGAGCACCCTTGCCGACACAGTCGAACGTGGAAGCCCCGACGAGCTACTGCGTGTCGTCGACCACCTCTGCAAAGACGAATCCTGGAACGACCTCGTCGAGCTGAAGGACCGCTGTCTGCACGCCCTGGACATGGGGAAGCAACTCTGGGCGGTTGCAGAGCACATCGATTACCGCCTCGCTCTCGAAGCACCGGGTCGCTGGGCCGGTCCCGTCGTCGTGGTGGGAGCCGGGAAGTTCACGATCGGCCCCCTCGCCGAGGTCGCTGCATCGGCCCACACCTGGGACGAACTCGAGCCGTACCTGTCCGAAGGACCCGCCAGGTCGGTCGTTGCCCAGGAACGAGCTGTCCGGGGCGAAGACCTCCGCGGCGCCATCGATGACACGTTGCTCGAGATCCCACTGCGACTCGAACCCTGGGAGCCTTCGTACCCGGTAGCCACCTATCACCACCGCAGCGCCGAGTTCCCGCCACCCGACCTGCCCGCAATGGCCGAGATCGCGCTCCCTCCCGCCTCCGATCCCTTCGACGACCCGGATTCCCTCGAAGCGCTCGGAGCGCTCACGACCCCGTGGACCGAAGAGTCCAACGGGCGGTGCGACACGATCGCCGTCCAAGGGACCGCACCGATGGCCCTGGCCGCTCTCGGACTTCGAAGGGCCCGAATCGCCGAGATCACTCCCAAGCTCGGACTCGGCACGATGGCTTGGGCCGCAGCGAGCGGTGGAGCGCATGGTCGCAGGCGGGGAGCTGCGGCCGGGCGTCTCGCTGCGTGGTGGACGATTGCAACGTTGACGGACACCGAGTGGCCCTCCGACCCGACGCTCCTCGGAGAGCATGCGCGACGCTTGCACTGGTACGCGTGGTCCGATCTGTTTCCTCCCACCGGCTGGACCCTTCATCTCGCCGTCGAGGATCCCGACGAGGGACTCGCCTGGGCGATCGCCGCAATCGACGCAACCTGAGTCTGCCCCAGTTTCTGCGACTCTCCAGGGGCCGCTATCGTGTTGCCGACATGGTGTCGGCAACACGCTCCTCAACGCGATGGTTCGCCCTCGCGACCCTCGCCATGGGGGTCGCCATGATCATCGTGGATGTGACCGTCATCAATGTCGCCCTGCCCACGATCATCGAGGAACTCGGCATCCACCTTGCGGAAGCCGAATGGATCAACACGATCTACGTTCTCGTCTTTGCCTCGTTGTTGACCACCGCCGGTCGTCTCGGCGATCTCGAAGGCCGCCGCAAGCTGTTTCGAGTCGGCATCACGACGTTTGTCCTGGCCAGCATGCTCGCCGGCCTTTCGCCCAGCGGGGGCTGGCTGATCGGGGCACGGTTCCTCCAGGGGATCGGGGGCGCACTGACACTGCCGGCTGCCCTGTCGATGGTCAACGCAACGTTTCGCGGCCGGGAACGGGGCATTGCGTTCGGCGTGTGGGGATCGGTGATCGGTGGAATGGCCGCGCTTGGTCCACTCTTGGGCGGATGGCTCACAACGAGCTATTCCTGGCGGTTGGCCTTCTACATCAATGTTCCGATCGGTGTGATGGTGTGGATCGGGACGATCCTCTGGGTGAGCGAAAGCCGCGACGAACACGCCATCAGGGCGTTCGACATCAAGGGCGTGGTCCTGATCGGAACCGGGCTGGCGGCCCTCGTGTTCGGTTTGATCGAAGGACCGCGCCACGGATGGCTACATCCGACGCAGCCGTTCGAGATCGCTGGACTCGACTGGCCGGGCCACGCACTGTCCCCGGTACCCATCGCTTTCGCCGTGGCCGTGGTGATGCTCTTCGGATTCGTCATTCACGAATCGAGTGAGCAGCGTCGTGGAGACCGAGGCCTCATCGATACCGCCCTGTTTCGCCTGCGGAGCTTTCGCTACGGCAATCTCGTGGCGGCGACCCGCAGCTTTGGCGAATTCGGACTCGTCTTCGTCCTCCCGCTGTTCATGGCAGGCGTGCTCGGCTACAGCGCATTTCACATCGGGCTCACCCTCCTCCCCCTGGCGATCGGAGCATTCGTCGGAGGACCGCTGGCCGCGTACGTCGCCGTCCGAATCGGTCCACGAAGAGCGGTCTCGATCGGGATGCTCCTCGAGGCGGGAGCGGTGGTTGTGGCTTCCCTTCAGCTCCGTCCGGGAGTCCATGGGCTCGCGTTGGCTCCTGCGCTGTTCGTCTACGGCCTCGGCGTCGGCGTCGCGGCCGCACAACTCACCAACGTCATCCTCGCCGATGTTCCCAAATCCAAGTCCGGTCAGGCTTCGGGGATACAGTCGACGTCGCGTCAGGTCGGCTCCGCACTCGGCATTGCGCTGCTCGGCACCGTGCTCGCCG
This region includes:
- the est gene encoding carboxylesterase, with protein sequence MQLLDPLAAPFLFEGTNGEGALLLHGFTGTPAHFRMMGQFLNERGYTVHAPLLAGHGTSLEEMDQTTRRDWVQSAQDGLEALRGFGHVHLVGLSMGGLISLLLARQDEIASLTTIDTPVKLWDRRDPLVHILKHVERFHSWKEPEQPPPGEAARYFIQYDGFSLRAASELLHLKRQALRHLDRVQAPALIIQSRADETVRPESADILARRLGSSRKRILWLEHSRHNALLDTERDIMDEAILEHLHSAPSWRTQGS
- the stp_1 gene encoding multidrug resistance protein stp, whose protein sequence is MVSATRSSTRWFALATLAMGVAMIIVDVTVINVALPTIIEELGIHLAEAEWINTIYVLVFASLLTTAGRLGDLEGRRKLFRVGITTFVLASMLAGLSPSGGWLIGARFLQGIGGALTLPAALSMVNATFRGRERGIAFGVWGSVIGGMAALGPLLGGWLTTSYSWRLAFYINVPIGVMVWIGTILWVSESRDEHAIRAFDIKGVVLIGTGLAALVFGLIEGPRHGWLHPTQPFEIAGLDWPGHALSPVPIAFAVAVVMLFGFVIHESSEQRRGDRGLIDTALFRLRSFRYGNLVAATRSFGEFGLVFVLPLFMAGVLGYSAFHIGLTLLPLAIGAFVGGPLAAYVAVRIGPRRAVSIGMLLEAGAVVVASLQLRPGVHGLALAPALFVYGLGVGVAAAQLTNVILADVPKSKSGQASGIQSTSRQVGSALGIALLGTVLAVSLGSLAKAGLASVPQVPEQAQIVIADGFRESAGQMLVGLRQRPDAAPLVPILEEALSDSARRSGLAGALIIFIGFLMSWLLPETRQEESRVREQARG